Proteins encoded in a region of the Populus alba chromosome 13, ASM523922v2, whole genome shotgun sequence genome:
- the LOC118050434 gene encoding rac-like GTP-binding protein RAC2, with protein sequence MSTARFIKCVTVGDGAVGKTCMLISYTSNTFPTDYVPTVFDNFSANVVVDGSTVNLGLWDTAGQEDYNRLRPLSYRGADVFLLAFSLISKASYENIAKKWISELRHYAPTVPVVLVGTKLDLRNDKQYLIDHPGATPITTAQGEELKKMIGAAVYIECSSKTQQNVKAVFDAAIKVVLQPPRPKKKRQKRRPPCVFL encoded by the exons ATGAGCACAGCGAGGTTCATCAAGTGTGTCACTGTTGGGGATGGAGCTGTTGGCAAGACATGCATGCTCATCTCTTACACTAGCAACACCTTCCCTACT GATTATGTGCCTACAGTGTTTGACAACTTCAGTGCTAATGTGGTGGTTGATGGCAGCACAGTTAACCTTGGATTATGGGACACTGCAG GACAGGAGGATTATAACAGGTTGAGGCCTCTGAGTTATAGAGGTGCAGATGTGTTCTTATTGGCGTTCTCTCTAATCAGCAAAGCTAGCTATGAGAACATTGCCAAGAAG TGGATTTCTGAACTAAGGCATTATGCCCCAACTGTGCCAGTCGTGCTTGTGGGAACCAAACTTG ATTTACGAAACGATAAGCAGTATTTGATAGATCATCCCGGCGCTACACCAATCACAACTGCTCAG GGTGAGGAGCTAAAGAAGATGATTGGTGCTGCTGTCTACATAGAGTGCAGCTCCAAGACTCAGCAG AATGTGAAAGCTGTCTTTGATGCTGCAATCAAGGTTGTTTTGCAGCCTCCGAGGCCGAAGAAAAAGAGACAGAAGCGTAGGCCACCATGTGTGTTTCTCTAA
- the LOC118050435 gene encoding LOB domain-containing protein 2 — translation MQRGGDSSNRVAMHQACASCKHQRKRCAEDCVLAPYFPAERMREFQAVHKVFGVSNVIKLVKDVDKERQKETADSLVWEASCRQDDPVLGCYGKFKRIQEELELYKMQPPLPNQNILRQRQGGAACNKQPLLLAWNATHGINNRGGAGIGGGFANNNMANYCHDNSSLIVDSVPHSYPWQFVRGQDKSNSERDATSLLLPFQPSPPHPFPVNGFNQQQYYHPVMRYACD, via the exons ATGCAAAGAGGTGGAGACAGTAGCAACCGTGTCGCGATGCATCAGGCTTGCGCATCGTGCAAGCATCAACGAAAGAGGTGCGCGGAGGATTGCGTCCTGGCACCATATTTTCCGGCGGAGAGAATGCGGGAGTTTCAAGCTGTCCATAAGGTTTTTGGTGTTAGCAATGTCATTAAATTAGTGAAAGATGTCGATAAAGAGCGACAGAAGGAGACGGCGGACTCGTTGGTGTGGGAGGCGTCTTGCAGACAAGATGATCCCGTTTTAGGTTGTTATGGAAAGTTTAAGAGAATACAGGAAGAACTTGAGCTGTACAAAATGCAACCTCCATTGCCAAACCAAAACATATTAAGGCAGCGACAAGGCGGCGCCGCGTGTAACAAACAGCCTCTGCTACTTGCATGGAACGCTACTCATGGGATAAATAATAGGGGCGGCGCGGGCATTGGAGGAGGATTTGCTAACAATAACATGGCAAATTATTGCCATGACAATTCGAGTTTGATTGTTGATTCAGTCCCACATAGTTATCCCTGGCAGTTTGTGCGTGGCCAAGACAAATCAAACTCAGAAAGAGATGCtacctctcttcttcttccattccAGCCTTCGCCGCCGCATCCCTTTCCGGTCAATGGATTTAATCAACAACAATACTACCATCCAG TGATGAGATATGCATGCGACTGA